The following proteins are co-located in the Camarhynchus parvulus chromosome 17, STF_HiC, whole genome shotgun sequence genome:
- the GLE1 gene encoding nucleoporin GLE1 produces the protein MESWQLRFDTLEALRLSSKGRLSYCSHWQEDEAALEGCVAPVELSPYCGWVLDSLSGQLAEEITLSGTSTPKQSTPLPKRASAEKIPPDSRRSSSPPSSAEPSETKENDHLSLQETKQEVVPAAVLSSKVAKVEGCIRMYEEIHRLKAKERLRQRQEEQEQMVRAAYAQASEQLKRFDELRELKRHQEFQELQEVMEKSSKEAQGQQEKLKEEHRHRAKILNLKLREAEQQRQRQEELERLRKEEGQERLRRLYSIQEELLQLNQQIDPNYRHKDLPRIDLSAYSNRGNQICGLVSGLIRSTSERGFPTQADVASTERALQEMRGLISSMQQEITAALEEKKRKDEEEKKQKQKELEKKEQMKSQTPVPAQQTGEKQQKEGLQVKTEESIMQWYQQLQDAAEQCVAAFSEIANCKGNTEVKKIKTNLQKAATIPVSQISSISGSKLREVFDKINNLLSGKPVQTEGQTVSVTQHPQGLEFVCYKLAEKFVKHGEGEVSFHHDSAFPIAVVLSGIWELHPRVGDIFLAHLHKKCPYSVPFYPARKEGTSVEEYQRMLGYEVHDSKVEEQDHFLKRMSGMIRLYAAIIQLRWPYGNRQGAHPHGLSYGWRWLAQMLNLEPLADVTAMLLLDFLEVCGNALMKQYGIQFWKTMFFIQKFYIPRIEAVTSSGQMGCLSRLKNFVQKCLRAEEIPLPKGILTPSFWRT, from the exons ATGGAGTCGTGGCAGCTCCGCTTCGACACTCTGGAGGCCCTGCGCCTCTCCAGCAAGGGCCGGCTGAGCTACTGCAGCCACTGGCAGGAGGATGAG GCTGCCTTGGAAGGATGTGTGGCTCCCGTTGAGCTCTCCCCTTACTGCGGCTGGGTGCTGGACAGCCTTAGTGGGCAATTAGCAGAGGAAATCACACTCTCTGGGACTTCAACGCCCAAACAATCCACCCCACTCCCAAAAAGGGCGTCTGCGGAGAAGATCCCGCCTGACAGCCGGCGGAGCTCATCACCACCTTCATCTGCAGAGCCCAGTGAGACCAAG GAAAATGATCATCTTAGTCTCcaggaaacaaagcaagaaGTTGTTCCAGCAGCAGTTCTGTCATCTAAAGTTGCAAAAGTCGAAGGCTGCATTCGGATGTATGAAGAGATACACAGGCTGAAAGCAAAG gagaggctgagacagcggcaggaggagcaggagcagatggtGAGGGCAGCCTATGCCCAGGCCAGCGAGCAGCTGAAGCGCTTTGATGAACTGCGGGAGCTGAAGCGGCATCAGGAATTCCAAGAGTTGCAAGAAGTAATGGAGAAGAG CtcaaaggaggctcaggggcagCAAGAGAAGTTGAAGGAAGAACACCGACATAGAGCAAAG ATACTGAACCTGAAATTGcgtgaggcagagcagcagaggcagcggcaggaggagctggaacgTTTGCGCAAGGAGGAGGGCCAGGAGAGGCTGCGGCGCCTTTATTCcatccaggaggagctgctgcagctgaaccagcaAATTGATCCCAACTACAGGCACAAAGACTTGCCCAGAATTGATCTGTCTGCCTACAGCAATCGTGGCAACCAGATCTGTGGACTGGTGTCAGGGCTCATCCGCAGCACGAGCGAG AGAGGGTTCCCAACTCAAGCAGATGTGGCCAGCACTGAACGAGCCCTGCAGGAGATGCGAGGGTTGATATCCAGCATGCAGCAGGAAATCACTGCAGCtctagaagaaaagaagaggaaagatgaagaggaaaagaaacaaaagcagaaagagttGGAGAAAAAAGAGCAGATGAAGAGTCAgactcctgtccctgcacaacaaacaggggaaaagcagcagaaggaag gaCTTCAGgttaaaacagaagaaagtatCATGCAGTGGTACCAGCAGCTTCAGGATGCTGCTGAGCAATGTGTTGCTGCTTTCAGTGAAATTGCAAACTGCAAAGGCAACACTGAG GTGAAGAAGATAAAAACAAACTTGCAGAAAGCTGCTACCATCCCTGTGAGCCAGATCTCTAGCATATCAG GCTCTAAGCTGAGAGAGGTGTTTGACAAGATCAATAATCTGCTGTCTGGGAAGCCTGTTCAGACTGAAGGACAAACGGTGTCTGTGACTCAGCATCCACAGGGGCTGGAGTTTGTTTGCTACAAGCTTGCAGAGAAGTTTGTG AAACATGGGGAAGGAGAAGTATCTTTTCACCATGATTCAGCTTTCCCAATTGCTGTGGTGCTCTCAGGAATCTGGGAATTACACCCTCGAGTCGGAGACATCTTTTTAGCTCATCTGCACAAAAAGTGCCCATATTCTGTGCCATTTTACCCTGCTCGGAAAGAAGGGACTTCTGTGGAAGAGTATCAGAG GATGCTTGGATATGAAGTTCATGATTCTAAAGTGGAAGAACAAGATCATTTTCTTAAAAGGATGTCAGGAATGATTCGTCTCTATGCTGCCATCATTCAGCTCCGCTGGCCGTATGGAAACAGACAAGGG GCTCATCCTCATGGTCTGAGCTATGGGTGGCGCTGGCTTGCACAGATGTTGAATCTGGAGCCTCTGGCAGATGTGACAGCTATGCTGCTTTTGGATTTCCTGGAA GTGTGTGGCAATGCTCTGATGAAGCAGTATGGGATTCAGTTCTGGAAAACAATGTTCTTTATCCAGAAATTCTATATCCCAAG GATCGAAGCTGTGACCAGCTCTGGCCAGATGGGCTGTTTGTCACGTTTGAAGAATTTTGTGCAG AAATGTCTACGTGCCGAGGAAATTCCATTACCAAAGGGCATTCTGACACCTTCCTTTTGGAGAACATAA